In the Shewanella sp. OMA3-2 genome, one interval contains:
- the tagF gene encoding type VI secretion system-associated protein TagF — MSGEPLKHIGYCGKVPTRGDFIQQGLNKDFFKNWNDWLRAVIAVSKEQAGDDWLEYYLTSPIWHFSLSAGVCCDQAVVGTVIPSVDQVGRHYPFTLAGLHTQSALRGWRDNTCSTAFEQNILAVLEDDIAMDEWFNVLAQSKFTVGIDKCRFFENESMDQTKKAWVFQGANNLDLLSLLDLQYTRRFKRYSIWWTEGSEEVESCVIVTEGLPPVSQFISMLNGQWIQRDWNTAQIIKEESTCT, encoded by the coding sequence ATGTCCGGCGAACCTTTAAAACATATAGGTTATTGTGGCAAAGTCCCCACAAGAGGCGACTTTATTCAGCAAGGATTAAATAAAGATTTCTTTAAAAATTGGAATGATTGGCTTCGGGCCGTTATCGCTGTTAGTAAAGAACAGGCAGGGGATGATTGGTTAGAATATTACTTAACCAGTCCAATTTGGCACTTTTCTCTTTCTGCTGGGGTGTGCTGTGATCAAGCTGTTGTAGGGACGGTTATTCCCAGTGTAGATCAAGTTGGCAGGCACTATCCATTTACCTTGGCGGGGCTCCATACTCAATCTGCATTAAGGGGATGGCGTGACAATACTTGCTCGACAGCGTTTGAACAAAACATATTAGCTGTTCTTGAAGATGACATCGCAATGGATGAGTGGTTTAACGTCCTAGCCCAAAGTAAGTTTACTGTTGGTATAGACAAATGTCGTTTTTTTGAAAACGAATCAATGGATCAAACTAAAAAAGCCTGGGTTTTCCAAGGGGCAAATAACCTAGATTTACTGTCGCTACTTGATCTGCAATATACACGACGATTTAAGCGATACAGTATTTGGTGGACAGAAGGTTCAGAAGAAGTTGAATCCTGCGTGATTGTGACCGAGGGATTACCCCCCGTGAGTCAATTTATATCAATGCTTAATGGTCAATGGATACAACGTGATTGGAATACCGCTCAGATAATCAAGGAAGAAAGCACGTGCACTTAA
- the tssB gene encoding type VI secretion system contractile sheath small subunit codes for MSVHDRLKRVRKPRVHITYDIETEGAVVKKELPFVIGITGDFTGHNTESIKPLKDRRFVQIDRDNFNDVLKRMSPQLNISVPNTLADDDSEMNVSLQFNSLEDFEPAAIVNQVEPLKKLMETRNKLRDLMTKVDRSENLENILEEVLNNTTSLDKLAGELNLKGAE; via the coding sequence ATGAGTGTACATGATCGATTAAAGCGAGTACGAAAACCCCGCGTCCATATTACCTATGATATCGAAACTGAAGGTGCAGTCGTTAAAAAAGAACTGCCTTTTGTTATTGGTATTACTGGCGATTTTACTGGTCACAATACCGAAAGCATTAAACCGTTGAAAGACCGTCGTTTTGTGCAAATTGACCGTGATAACTTTAACGATGTACTTAAGCGTATGAGTCCTCAACTCAATATATCAGTGCCTAATACGTTGGCTGATGATGATTCAGAAATGAATGTCTCTTTACAGTTTAATAGCTTAGAGGACTTTGAACCTGCTGCGATAGTTAACCAGGTTGAACCATTAAAGAAATTGATGGAAACACGCAATAAACTACGAGATTTAATGACTAAGGTCGACCGTTCAGAGAATCTAGAGAATATTTTAGAAGAAGTGCTAAATAACACCACGAGTTTAGATAAGCTAGCAGGTGAACTGAATCTTAAAGGAGCTGAATAA
- the tssG gene encoding type VI secretion system baseplate subunit TssG — MNLQAIFDAPTEYDFYQAVYQFQQQLSKHQQGFKVGYDSIPSSELLRFKSDQHLGFPGQAISRIKPKDSEQTTKKTAEIHVSFMGLTGPSGVLPQHYTELVLERLRLKDSGMRDFYDLFNHRLISLFYRAWEKYRFAVNYETADKGPKDAFTHVLSQLSGEHSYNRYYSGFYQRKSPSAESLRMMLEDFTGCDVEILSFQGRWQTLATTEQTRMASRMLPEGQYARLGVDASIGGRVWDINSSITINIKPNKQSTVGAFMPGEPGYVPLKELVTSYLGQSVKHKIYLEIKQQDAPKAQMSKSAVPLGLGCGLLNRAEHGQHLKRLMI; from the coding sequence ATGAATTTACAAGCCATATTTGATGCACCAACAGAATATGATTTTTACCAAGCGGTATATCAATTTCAACAGCAGCTTTCAAAGCATCAACAAGGTTTTAAGGTGGGGTATGACTCTATTCCGTCTTCCGAACTATTGCGGTTTAAGTCTGATCAGCACCTAGGTTTTCCAGGTCAAGCTATTAGTCGTATTAAGCCTAAAGACAGTGAACAAACAACAAAAAAAACGGCTGAAATACATGTGTCATTTATGGGGTTAACAGGCCCTAGCGGAGTATTGCCGCAGCATTATACCGAGTTAGTATTAGAACGTTTACGCTTGAAAGACAGTGGGATGCGTGATTTTTATGATCTTTTTAATCATCGGCTAATTTCGCTTTTTTACCGTGCTTGGGAGAAGTATCGGTTTGCCGTAAATTATGAGACAGCAGATAAAGGCCCAAAAGATGCTTTTACTCATGTCTTAAGCCAATTAAGCGGTGAGCACTCTTATAACCGATATTACAGTGGTTTTTATCAGCGAAAATCGCCTAGTGCAGAGTCGTTAAGAATGATGCTAGAAGACTTTACTGGTTGTGATGTTGAAATATTATCTTTCCAGGGGCGTTGGCAAACTTTAGCGACAACAGAGCAAACTAGAATGGCGAGTCGAATGTTACCTGAAGGTCAGTACGCTCGTCTTGGCGTTGATGCCAGCATAGGTGGCAGAGTATGGGATATCAACTCAAGTATTACTATCAATATTAAACCAAATAAACAGTCGACCGTAGGTGCATTTATGCCGGGTGAACCAGGCTATGTCCCTTTGAAGGAGTTAGTCACTAGCTATTTAGGTCAGTCTGTTAAACATAAGATTTATTTAGAAATAAAACAACAAGATGCCCCTAAAGCACAGATGTCAAAGTCTGCTGTTCCCTTAGGGTTAGGGTGTGGATTATTAAACCGTGCAGAGCATGGTCAACATTTAAAACGATTAATGATATAA
- a CDS encoding type VI secretion system accessory protein TagJ, producing MNTIQQMLGNGQLQEAILYVEGKLRDDPMNVDFKSAHIELLCINGSLERADKQLNFLVQKHPDFLIGAANLRQLIRAEQARQDFMKGQAVPKLFADADPHSEALMKLRLALTDGQDDMAQCSLNLEQQRPQVNLELDGKLSEEIRDLDDTLGGFIEVFGTDGHYYLAQLSEIDYINFKPVSSLIENVWRRVELAIKNGPSGEAHIPMVYGGSESDAQKLGRETDWQEIATDVMVGKGLKMWFVDDNATPLNQFKKINAPVLQ from the coding sequence ATGAATACGATCCAACAAATGCTTGGCAATGGTCAGCTACAAGAAGCAATTTTATATGTTGAAGGCAAGTTAAGAGATGATCCAATGAATGTAGATTTTAAGAGTGCTCATATTGAGCTCTTATGCATCAATGGGTCACTTGAACGGGCTGATAAGCAGTTAAACTTTTTGGTGCAAAAACATCCTGACTTTTTAATTGGAGCGGCCAACTTACGCCAATTAATTCGTGCAGAACAGGCTCGTCAAGATTTTATGAAAGGGCAAGCTGTACCTAAATTATTTGCTGATGCCGATCCACATAGCGAGGCGTTAATGAAGCTAAGGCTTGCATTGACAGATGGGCAAGATGATATGGCTCAATGTTCATTAAATTTAGAACAGCAGCGCCCTCAGGTAAATCTTGAGCTAGATGGAAAACTCAGTGAGGAAATACGAGATCTTGATGACACTCTTGGTGGATTCATTGAGGTTTTCGGCACCGACGGACATTATTATTTAGCACAATTATCAGAAATCGATTACATCAATTTCAAGCCAGTTTCTTCATTGATTGAAAACGTTTGGCGTCGTGTTGAACTGGCAATTAAAAATGGCCCAAGTGGTGAGGCGCACATACCTATGGTGTATGGCGGTAGTGAATCGGATGCTCAAAAATTGGGGCGTGAAACCGATTGGCAAGAAATTGCCACGGATGTCATGGTTGGTAAAGGATTAAAAATGTGGTTTGTTGATGATAATGCCACTCCATTAAACCAGTTCAAAAAGATAAATGCACCCGTGTTGCAATAG
- a CDS encoding PP2C family protein-serine/threonine phosphatase — translation MHLSHALTHRGTVREINEDAFLELPHLGVWVVADGMGGHAAGDVASQLVIDGIQKSLECLTPDEITISILKSSLQNSNRLLQQMSQSDFDGKVAGSTVVVLWLYAEQYHLFWVGDSRIYRSRDECLVQLTKDHSQVNDMVDEGILAPEDAESHPLANVITRAVGVDQDLDIDYQVGTLKEGDIFLLCSDGLNKELSDIEIERTIKAGNIIDSGLALLHSSLVRNARDNVTCILVKNTQVIADKTEECDKTIPVFI, via the coding sequence GTGCACTTAAGTCATGCATTAACCCATAGGGGTACCGTAAGGGAAATAAATGAAGATGCTTTTTTAGAATTACCTCACTTAGGCGTTTGGGTTGTTGCTGATGGTATGGGGGGACATGCTGCCGGTGATGTGGCGAGCCAATTAGTGATTGATGGTATTCAAAAATCACTGGAGTGCTTAACGCCTGATGAAATCACCATTAGCATTTTAAAGTCTTCTTTGCAAAACAGTAATCGATTGCTCCAACAGATGAGCCAATCTGATTTTGATGGCAAGGTCGCAGGAAGTACCGTGGTTGTTTTGTGGTTATATGCAGAGCAATATCATTTATTTTGGGTTGGTGATAGTCGAATATATCGCTCAAGAGATGAGTGTTTAGTTCAGCTCACTAAAGATCATAGTCAAGTGAATGATATGGTCGATGAAGGGATTCTTGCGCCAGAAGATGCAGAATCGCATCCTTTAGCAAACGTTATTACCCGTGCTGTAGGCGTTGATCAAGATTTAGATATTGACTATCAGGTCGGAACCTTAAAAGAAGGAGATATTTTTCTTTTATGCAGTGATGGCCTCAACAAAGAGTTAAGTGATATAGAAATAGAGCGCACTATTAAAGCAGGAAATATCATAGATTCAGGTTTAGCGTTACTACATTCATCATTAGTACGTAATGCTAGAGATAACGTGACCTGTATTTTGGTTAAGAATACCCAAGTGATAGCAGATAAGACAGAAGAGTGTGATAAAACCATTCCCGTTTTTATATAA
- the tssC gene encoding type VI secretion system contractile sheath large subunit, which yields MTQEAISFVTSEIFNEGTGVNTPVSSTPQKLKNKHLVERFLRESDSTRSLLLWLENSRHSLTQFDKTSVLPFLLKAIDQIDRQIEQQLNIIIHHVSFQALEASWRGVLYLVEQQHMHDKDQKVKVKMLDCCWQTLSKDINKAIEFDQSEFFKLIYNNEYDMSGGEPFGALIGDYQISHKSRPGVSMSDIDVLKDISRTAAAAFAPFIASASPSLFGADDFSDLSAHMNIGKIFEQQEYIKWNSLRKMDDARFIGLTLPNILMRSPYLIDGTRSEGFKFKESIKNPKKDHLWGNAAYAFGGVIIRAFSESGWFGQIRGLEPGARKKGLVCDLAVCQYETDLYRKRNKPSIDLLVSDKAEKALSDLGFIPLSPVSGCEHLVFYSNASVQQPPKYELLEDSINAKLSSMLQYILCVSRFAHYIKVIGREKIGSLQSAEACQRDLQLWLHKYTTASEVSSEDVRSQYPLRNAQVQVKEMRGKPGHYYSIIQLQPHFQLDQMVSSIKLVTELTSRN from the coding sequence ATGACGCAAGAAGCTATTTCATTTGTTACAAGTGAAATCTTTAACGAAGGCACGGGTGTGAATACACCTGTGTCTTCGACGCCACAAAAGCTTAAAAACAAGCATTTGGTTGAACGCTTCCTTCGGGAGTCTGACTCAACCCGTTCCTTGTTGCTTTGGCTAGAGAATTCGCGTCATTCGTTGACTCAATTTGATAAAACCTCCGTTTTACCATTTTTGCTCAAAGCTATCGATCAAATCGACAGGCAAATAGAGCAACAACTCAACATCATTATTCATCATGTCTCTTTTCAAGCCTTAGAAGCTAGCTGGCGCGGGGTACTTTATCTTGTTGAACAGCAACACATGCATGATAAAGATCAAAAAGTAAAAGTAAAAATGTTGGACTGCTGTTGGCAAACGTTATCAAAAGATATCAATAAAGCGATTGAATTTGACCAAAGTGAGTTTTTCAAACTTATTTATAATAATGAATATGATATGTCTGGTGGTGAACCTTTTGGTGCGCTGATTGGCGATTATCAGATCAGTCATAAAAGTCGTCCTGGTGTATCGATGAGTGACATTGATGTACTAAAAGATATATCCCGAACTGCAGCAGCCGCTTTTGCTCCTTTTATAGCTTCAGCAAGCCCATCTTTATTTGGTGCCGATGATTTCTCCGATCTTTCAGCCCACATGAATATAGGTAAAATTTTTGAACAACAAGAATATATAAAGTGGAACTCATTACGCAAAATGGATGATGCAAGATTTATTGGTCTTACATTACCCAATATTTTGATGCGCTCACCTTATTTAATTGATGGCACCCGCAGCGAAGGCTTTAAATTTAAAGAGTCGATTAAAAACCCCAAAAAAGATCATTTGTGGGGTAATGCGGCTTATGCTTTTGGTGGCGTCATTATTCGCGCCTTTAGCGAATCAGGTTGGTTTGGCCAGATAAGAGGCCTTGAGCCTGGGGCGCGTAAGAAGGGCTTAGTGTGTGATTTGGCTGTGTGCCAATACGAGACGGATTTATACCGTAAACGCAATAAACCATCCATTGATCTATTAGTCAGTGACAAGGCAGAAAAAGCCTTGTCTGACCTTGGTTTTATTCCTTTATCGCCCGTATCTGGCTGTGAGCATTTAGTTTTTTACAGTAATGCTTCAGTTCAGCAACCGCCTAAATACGAGTTACTAGAGGACAGCATAAATGCAAAGTTGTCATCAATGTTGCAATACATCTTATGTGTATCTCGTTTTGCGCATTACATCAAAGTTATTGGGCGCGAAAAAATAGGCTCGTTGCAGTCAGCAGAAGCTTGTCAGCGAGATCTACAATTATGGTTACATAAATACACAACGGCATCAGAAGTGTCGTCTGAGGATGTGAGAAGCCAATACCCATTACGTAATGCACAAGTTCAAGTTAAAGAAATGCGTGGTAAACCTGGGCATTATTACTCAATTATCCAACTTCAACCTCACTTTCAATTGGACCAGATGGTATCGAGCATCAAGCTGGTTACTGAATTGACGTCAAGAAACTAA
- the tssA gene encoding type VI secretion system protein TssA, protein MRKLKNLLIDDLILPITEDAVTGTDPREDISPTSAYYLLKDVRNNARAKERKALTNDEDVLSVAIDWRPIFEQVPSRLKAQTKDIEYVAWFIEAACRLYGFKGLSFGFSLATELIENYWDELYPTPEPDDLSERLAPLIGLNGIESEGSLIQPIKTIPITEGSFVFSTWQYEQALDVDRLDKDKQEKRFEAGAVSLEEVQLSIKETTDDFYIELSQDVDDAIEAFMKLSDVMDEVMSGQPQPTSYIRKALEACALQIRSISAPILVKNNKSVEVPSENDGDETTTVLGSETIGVEKQLHSRAQAIRHLESIAQFFKQTEPHSPMSYAIEQVIRWSDLSLPELLQELIQDGEARNGFFKLSGIKTEE, encoded by the coding sequence TTGAGAAAGTTAAAAAATTTATTAATTGATGATTTAATATTACCTATTACTGAGGATGCGGTAACAGGCACAGATCCGCGTGAAGATATTAGCCCCACCTCTGCATATTACTTGTTAAAAGATGTTCGAAATAACGCACGAGCAAAAGAGCGTAAAGCGCTGACTAACGATGAAGATGTACTTTCAGTTGCGATAGATTGGCGCCCCATTTTTGAGCAAGTTCCCAGCAGGCTTAAAGCTCAAACTAAAGACATTGAATATGTCGCTTGGTTTATTGAGGCCGCATGTCGATTATATGGCTTTAAAGGACTCAGTTTTGGTTTTTCACTGGCGACAGAATTAATTGAAAATTACTGGGATGAACTGTATCCAACACCTGAGCCAGATGACCTATCAGAAAGACTTGCACCACTAATCGGTCTTAATGGCATTGAAAGCGAAGGGTCGTTAATTCAACCGATCAAGACCATTCCAATCACAGAAGGCAGTTTTGTATTTTCTACTTGGCAGTATGAACAAGCATTAGATGTGGACCGTTTAGATAAAGATAAACAAGAAAAACGTTTTGAAGCCGGTGCAGTATCACTTGAGGAAGTACAGCTTAGTATAAAAGAAACCACCGATGATTTTTATATCGAGCTCAGTCAAGATGTTGATGATGCGATTGAAGCATTTATGAAGCTATCAGATGTCATGGACGAGGTGATGTCTGGCCAGCCGCAACCGACTAGCTATATTCGTAAAGCGCTTGAAGCATGTGCTTTACAAATCCGCTCCATATCTGCACCTATATTAGTTAAAAACAATAAAAGTGTTGAGGTTCCATCGGAAAACGACGGCGATGAAACGACCACTGTACTGGGATCTGAGACCATAGGTGTCGAAAAACAACTTCATTCGCGAGCTCAAGCTATTCGCCATCTGGAGTCGATAGCGCAATTTTTTAAGCAAACAGAACCACACTCTCCAATGTCGTATGCCATAGAGCAAGTAATACGTTGGAGCGATTTAAGTTTACCTGAGTTATTACAAGAATTAATCCAAGATGGTGAAGCGAGGAATGGCTTCTTCAAGTTATCTGGAATAAAAACTGAAGAATAA
- the tssC gene encoding type VI secretion system contractile sheath large subunit: MSMEAATLDAVSEEQTLSVSILEQAIGATKQTDSSRAEELIRSLTEEALKGTVQWDKNLTVTFNKAISRLDDVISKQLSAIMHNSELQKLEGSWRGLHHTVKNSETNATLKIRIMSLSKKELHKDLSKAVEFDQSQMFKKIYEAEFGTPGGEPYGCLVGDYEFSNHPEDVESLSLMSNVAAAGFCPFISAAGSSLFGFDDWTELSKPRDLEKVFESLEYTQWRSFRESDDSRFVTLTMPRVLARLPYGSATKPVEEFCYEEFELDDEGGRSKIAGHDDYCWMNASYVMATNMGQAFSKYGFCTAIRGAEGGGKVEGLPAHIFTSDDGDLDLKCPTEIGITDRREAELSKLGFLPLCHYKHTDYAVFFGSQSCQKPKIFSNHDATANAAISARLPYLMATSRFAHYLKVMARDKIGSFMEADDVEAWLNRWILSFVNASEGGGQDIRAKYPLADAKVEVKEIPGQPGSYNAVAWLRPWLQMEELTASLRLVAKIPKVG; the protein is encoded by the coding sequence ATGAGCATGGAAGCCGCTACATTAGATGCTGTATCTGAAGAACAAACATTAAGTGTCTCAATTCTAGAGCAAGCAATTGGTGCGACAAAGCAAACCGATTCATCACGAGCTGAAGAATTAATTCGTTCTTTAACAGAAGAAGCATTAAAAGGTACCGTTCAATGGGATAAAAACCTTACGGTCACATTTAATAAAGCCATTAGCCGCTTGGATGATGTTATTTCTAAGCAGTTATCAGCCATTATGCATAATAGCGAATTACAAAAACTCGAAGGTAGCTGGCGTGGTCTGCACCACACAGTGAAAAACTCTGAAACGAATGCCACACTTAAAATTCGTATCATGAGTTTATCAAAGAAAGAGCTCCATAAAGATTTAAGTAAAGCTGTTGAGTTTGACCAAAGCCAGATGTTTAAAAAAATCTATGAAGCTGAATTTGGTACTCCTGGTGGCGAACCATATGGCTGCTTAGTCGGTGATTACGAGTTCAGTAATCATCCTGAAGATGTGGAATCATTATCATTAATGTCCAATGTTGCAGCGGCAGGTTTCTGTCCGTTTATTTCTGCCGCGGGATCGTCTTTATTCGGCTTTGATGACTGGACTGAACTCAGTAAACCGCGTGATTTAGAGAAAGTATTTGAATCATTAGAATATACCCAGTGGCGCTCATTTCGTGAAAGCGATGACTCACGCTTTGTAACATTAACTATGCCACGAGTACTGGCCCGTCTACCTTATGGTTCAGCGACTAAACCTGTTGAAGAGTTTTGCTATGAAGAGTTTGAGTTAGACGACGAAGGTGGTCGTTCTAAAATTGCTGGTCACGATGATTATTGCTGGATGAATGCCTCTTATGTCATGGCGACGAATATGGGCCAAGCATTTAGTAAGTATGGTTTCTGTACCGCTATTCGAGGCGCGGAAGGTGGCGGCAAAGTTGAAGGCTTACCTGCGCACATATTTACCAGTGATGATGGCGACCTGGATCTTAAATGCCCGACAGAAATTGGTATTACAGACCGTCGTGAAGCTGAGCTGAGTAAGTTAGGTTTCTTGCCTTTATGTCACTATAAGCATACAGACTATGCTGTGTTTTTTGGCTCTCAGTCGTGTCAAAAGCCGAAGATTTTTTCAAACCATGATGCGACAGCGAATGCAGCTATTTCTGCCCGTTTGCCATATTTAATGGCCACATCTCGCTTTGCTCATTACTTAAAGGTAATGGCGCGAGATAAGATTGGTAGCTTTATGGAGGCTGATGATGTTGAGGCATGGCTTAACCGTTGGATCTTATCTTTTGTGAACGCTTCTGAAGGTGGTGGCCAAGATATTCGAGCTAAATATCCACTGGCTGACGCTAAGGTTGAAGTTAAAGAGATCCCTGGTCAACCGGGATCTTATAATGCAGTAGCCTGGCTTCGCCCTTGGTTACAAATGGAAGAGTTAACCGCTTCCTTACGCTTAGTCGCGAAAATTCCTAAAGTAGGCTAG
- the tssE gene encoding type VI secretion system baseplate subunit TssE translates to MASVLDRLIDDAPDEQDIKDSHRGLNLRQLRANVRRDLENLLNAKLQWQTWPEHLVELDKSLMNYGLRDFSSMPVASLDGRQLLCQQVADTIKRFEPRFVEVMVETVDNEQPLDRVLRLKINALLYADPEPEFITFDSEVEPVHLAMIVNEASL, encoded by the coding sequence ATGGCATCCGTGTTAGATCGTCTTATTGACGATGCACCTGATGAACAAGATATCAAAGACAGTCATCGCGGTCTTAATTTACGTCAATTAAGGGCCAATGTACGCCGAGATCTTGAAAACTTGTTGAATGCAAAATTGCAATGGCAGACTTGGCCCGAACATTTAGTTGAGTTAGATAAATCACTGATGAATTATGGATTACGTGACTTTTCATCTATGCCTGTAGCAAGTCTAGATGGTCGTCAGCTGTTATGTCAGCAAGTCGCAGATACTATAAAACGTTTTGAGCCAAGATTTGTAGAAGTCATGGTTGAAACTGTTGATAACGAGCAGCCATTAGACAGAGTACTTAGATTAAAAATTAATGCGCTGTTATATGCCGATCCTGAACCAGAATTTATAACTTTTGACTCAGAAGTAGAACCAGTGCATTTAGCCATGATAGTGAATGAGGCGTCATTGTGA